A window of the Hemitrygon akajei chromosome 22, sHemAka1.3, whole genome shotgun sequence genome harbors these coding sequences:
- the znf750 gene encoding zinc finger protein 750, which yields MSLMKERKPKKPHYIPRPPGKPFKYKCFQCPFTCNEKSHLFNHMKYSLCQNSISLVTDQDQLEKCTKLSADATNIPNQKDSASNVNLDSRLSNSNHFQSSDYNEADKTTSHQIIAQTSTIVTKTKQKELLQKIPIENETEQARSFEKHERSSAFLPVRVMKFTDSAEKDNEKTTFTSENTNRTSTIPKKSAFYSPGDQHRVCPTSTSPELSRKYAGNKYFGSIPPNSSPLIPDYTHHYYNERGLGVVFSPYLLTDKPFEYDHPGVSFYFSPEPQNFLSPHLQNRGMILPRHVVPSILEQYKIQHHSHLPIPYGVHHLNSAEYDISQFGLKSQQAHNSSRNQDKHLSVGKPSLDETSPPPELYFLNSHRKLYSELQNPIPTSLRKDNESKILGMNSNLHTGEKSTKMSPKAGSAAMGSPGRPSPTMHVQKSTVSESCGKLPKFVSNNKTNRLDESFTTFKSVLSTVDLQSNEAHVQHDQPESQGTVGRTLSPNEDSTYNPTYSNVTILDYYHGNTLVPTDLSSTRMIPLNLSKKDKAKLEPDQPPGSTNKNLPQDSKEDASHDDHFLPVQEFETSKIQDVPLNLSLKVNNHEWKTAEDSIPFDVNFNDSKAQVKSLNDNKLNHSSKDLNFDKICYKTNQCKSQAEKAAILQTENVVKCTESCNDEQKQSAAVALCQLAGCNERKHNEEWSFPQNGELAHKKEPSYERKHKCNSPAVEKVGKQKSRYQKRSNEERMNTHSDTKISDCDRIFSLRKRTKVA from the exons ATGAGTCTCATGAAAGAGCGCAAACCAAAGAAACCTCACTACATTCCTCGGCCTCCAGGAAAGCCATTTAAATACAAGTGTTTCCAGTGCCCTTTCACATGCAATGAGAAATCACATCTGTTTAACCACATGAAGTACAGTTTGTGTCAAAAttctatctctttagtgacagaccaggACCAATTAGAAAAATGTACAAAACTGAGTGCTGATGCAACCAACATACCCAATCAGAAAGACTCTGCATCTAATGTGAACCTGGACTCAAGGCTGTCAAACAGTAATCACTTTCAAAGTTCAGACTACAATGAAGCTGACAAAACTACAAGCCACCAGATCATCGCGCAAACTTCAACTATAGttacaaaaacaaaacagaagGAACTACTTCAGAAAATTCCTATAGAAAATGAAACTGAACAAGCAAGATCTTTTGAAAAACATGAAAGGTCTTCGGCTTTCTTGCCTGTTAGGGTAATGAAATTCACTGATAGCGCAGAAAAAGACAATGAGAAGACAACTTTTACTTCAGAAAATACAAACAGGACATCCACCATCCCAAAGAAGTCAGCTTTTTATAGCCCTGGTGACCAACATAGAGTATGTCCTACTTCAACTTCACCAGAGCTTTCCAGGAagtatgctggaaataaatatttTGGTTCAATTCCTCCAAATTCATCACCATTGATTCCAGATTATACCCATCATTATTACAATGAACGTGGGTTAGGAGTAGTTTTTTCACCCTACCTACTCACTGACAAACCTTTTGAATATGACCATCCAGGGGTTTCATTCTATTTTTCTCCTGAACCGCAGAATTTCTTATCACCTCATCTACAAAACAGGGGCATGATTTTGCCAAGACACGTTGTTCCATCGATATTAGAGCAGTACAAAATTCAACATCATTCACATCTTCCCATTCCTTATGGTGTCCATCATCTGAACTCAGCTGAATATGACATCTCTCAGTTTGGTCTAAAGTCTCAACAAGCACATAACTCCAGCAGAAATCAAGATAAACACCTGTCAGTTGGTAAGCCTTCACTGGATGAAACCTCACCACCACCAGAATTATACTTCCTGAACTCCCACAGAAAACTTTATAGTGAATTGCAGAATCCTATTCCAACATCATTAAGAAAAGATAATGAGAGCAAAATATTAGGAATGAATAGCAATTTACACACAGGGGAAAAAAGTACAAAAATGAGCCCTAAAGCAGGAAGTGCTGCAATGGGCTCTCCAGGTCGACCAAGCCCAACGATGCATGTTCAAAAAAGCACGGTTTCAGAAAGTTGTGGAAAATTGCCCAAGTTTGTTTCAAATAATAAAACTAATAGACTTGATGAAAGCTTCACAACCTTTAAATCAGTCCTAAGTACAGTGGACCTACAATCAAATGAAGCCCATGTTCAACATGACCAACCAGAAAGTCAAGGAACTGTTGGCAG AACTCTTTCACCCAATGAGGACTCTACATATAATCCAACTTATTCTAATGTTACCATTTTGGATTACTACCATGGCAATACTTTGGTACCGACTGACTTAAGTTCAACTCGCATGATACCACTAAACCTTTCCAAAAAGGATAAAGCAAAATTAGAACCAGATCAGCCGCCTGGATCTACAAATAAAAATCTCCCACAGGATTCAAAGGAAGATGCATCACATGACGATCACTTCCTTCCAGTTCAAGAGTTTGAAACTTCCAAGATACAGGACGTACCTTTAAATCTTTCACTTAAAGTTAACAACCATGAGTGGAAAACGGCTGAAGATTCTATTCCATTTGATGTCAATTTCAATGACTCAAAGGCACAAGTAAAAAGCTTAAATGATAATAAGCTTAACCATTCATCAAAAGACCTGAATTTTGACAAAATTTGCTACAAAACAAATCAATGTAAAAGTCAGGCAGAAAAAGCTGCAATCTTGCAAACAGAAAATGTTGTCAAATGCACTGAAAGCTGTAATGATGAACAGAAGCAGTCAGCTGCTGTGGCTCTATGTCAGTTAGCTGGATGTAACGAAAGAAAACATAATGAGGAATGGTCATTTCCACAAAATGGAGAGCTGGCTCATAAAAAGGAACCAAGCTATGAAAGAAAGCACAAATGCAATTCCCCTGCAGTTGAAAAAGTAGGAAAACAGAAATCAAGATATCAGAAAAGATCAAATGAAGAAAGAATGAACACACATTCAGACACAAAGATTAGTGATTGTGATAGAATCTTCAGTCTGAGAAAGAGAACTAAAGTTGCATAA